The following coding sequences are from one Pseudobacteroides sp. window:
- a CDS encoding L-lactate dehydrogenase, whose amino-acid sequence MGKNRSKVAIIGAGFVGASAAFALSLNQMVSELVLIDVAKEKAAGEAMDINHGLSFLGQMKVYDGDYSDVADCDVIVITAGANRKPGETRIDLAKKNVAIAKEITSNIMKYYTRGVILVVANPVDVLTYKIQKWSGLPAGRVLGTGTVLDSSRFRYLLSEKFDVDVRNVHGYIIGEHGDSQLPLWSATHIAGKNINEYFADPAYGISEADKEAIMVDVKTAGAEIIKRKGATYYAIAVSINTILESLLKDQNTIRTVSTVINGNYGIEEVALSLPSIVNSNGVKSIVDLKLADDELAALKHSAEQLKIVLNEVKDI is encoded by the coding sequence ATGGGAAAGAACAGATCAAAAGTAGCAATTATTGGTGCCGGCTTTGTAGGTGCATCAGCAGCATTCGCATTATCACTTAATCAAATGGTTAGCGAATTGGTTTTAATTGACGTAGCTAAAGAAAAAGCTGCAGGTGAAGCGATGGATATTAATCATGGGCTTTCATTTTTAGGACAGATGAAGGTTTATGACGGAGATTATTCCGACGTTGCGGATTGTGATGTGATAGTTATTACAGCAGGAGCAAATCGTAAGCCAGGTGAAACACGTATTGACCTTGCGAAGAAAAATGTAGCAATCGCAAAGGAAATCACAAGCAATATCATGAAGTATTATACTCGTGGAGTAATCCTTGTAGTAGCAAACCCCGTAGACGTTCTGACATACAAGATACAAAAGTGGTCAGGCTTGCCTGCAGGAAGAGTATTGGGAACAGGAACAGTACTTGACAGCTCAAGGTTCAGATATTTGCTCAGTGAGAAATTTGATGTGGACGTAAGAAATGTTCACGGATATATTATTGGTGAACACGGCGATTCTCAGCTGCCTCTTTGGAGTGCAACTCATATCGCAGGAAAGAACATTAACGAGTATTTTGCTGATCCGGCTTATGGTATAAGTGAAGCAGATAAGGAAGCTATTATGGTAGATGTTAAAACTGCTGGAGCTGAAATTATCAAGAGGAAGGGTGCTACATACTATGCTATTGCTGTTTCAATCAACACGATTCTTGAATCTTTACTTAAGGATCAAAACACAATAAGAACAGTTAGCACAGTTATCAATGGCAATTATGGTATTGAAGAAGTTGCACTCAGTCTTCCGTCAATAGTAAACTCAAATGGAGTTAAGAGTATCGTTGA
- a CDS encoding GGDEF domain-containing protein → MEANLVTKEEFIAKVEELIANGDGPFSIAVADVDNFENINKIYGYPIGDEVIKKLLSVFRQNLSGIDLITRHGDELNILLVKKGSERSFMEMEEIRRYLSDNTFNLSYKDKTENVYITVSCGIASYPRDSKNPIELFRVADSAMFRAKKLGKNKVCLSEVESMVLKSSYFTKTQVDRLAELSKETEKTEAFLLREALDDLFKKHSK, encoded by the coding sequence ATGGAAGCTAATCTAGTAACAAAAGAAGAGTTTATCGCAAAGGTTGAAGAGTTAATAGCAAATGGTGATGGCCCCTTTAGTATAGCAGTAGCTGACGTTGATAACTTCGAAAATATAAATAAAATATATGGCTACCCTATTGGTGATGAGGTAATTAAAAAACTCCTGTCAGTATTTAGACAAAATTTATCCGGCATTGATCTGATTACCCGTCATGGCGATGAACTCAACATACTCCTTGTAAAAAAAGGTTCTGAAAGAAGCTTTATGGAGATGGAAGAAATAAGACGATATCTTTCGGACAATACATTTAATCTAAGTTATAAAGACAAGACAGAAAATGTTTATATAACTGTTAGCTGCGGGATAGCAAGCTATCCAAGAGATTCAAAAAATCCAATAGAGTTGTTCAGGGTGGCTGACAGTGCCATGTTCAGGGCAAAAAAGCTAGGTAAGAACAAGGTTTGCTTGTCCGAAGTAGAAAGCATGGTATTAAAATCCAGTTATTTTACGAAGACACAGGTTGACAGACTTGCCGAACTATCCAAAGAGACAGAAAAAACTGAAGCTTTCCTTCTTCGTGAAGCTTTGGATGATTTGTTTAAAAAACACAGCAAATAA